In Terriglobales bacterium, a single window of DNA contains:
- a CDS encoding VWA domain-containing protein has product MSALRGFRCAAVGAALLLLCAFAVPQSVPPGMGSIVPNTGGENSNSHEQPKIDLTTHTELVQVPVVVRDGSGAPIKGLKKEDFAVLENGKEQTISTFEEINTSAAPIKHPALSSSQFSNVYVGSPEPRRVTIMVLDSINTPYLDQTTARRELIKYLSKNFKSSDLVALMAMDRKGVHMIHDFSSSPEVLIAALRKVTGSLPNMNASDSSALANGADTSTLSGATTIDATSLDNEAASLQSFMDTSDNLVSQYRQADAVEDTFKSFLNIAQAFSGVPGRKSIVWLTGGLPFNLYDQSTTPTGRDLSGLYERTLQMMNNANIAVYPVDVRGLLNWGYGTASTSSPLGQSQQSFRTGGQVNIMTTSAIEAGNHQNLNDFAEMTGGRAFYNSNDLASGMQQASNDAAAYYVLGYYLGRKVDKAGWRKLKVKVNHPGAHVLARSGFFVTQATVDPSVDKRYDIVAALNSPLDSTALPIGMRWMGSDPVPGGDQYKIKFVIVAPSKTISVDASSKNHFSVEIVAQPRGSDGTPIQGAGIAPVIAGDLSPENLKKFQETGFLYSGALELPQGEYTVRFVMRDDISGNVGSLSAPLNVPILVPIQTLPKQPATQPKQPEASPKQ; this is encoded by the coding sequence ATGTCTGCTTTACGCGGCTTCAGGTGCGCGGCCGTTGGGGCTGCGCTTTTGCTTCTGTGCGCATTCGCCGTTCCCCAGTCGGTGCCGCCCGGGATGGGGTCTATTGTTCCCAACACCGGCGGCGAAAATTCCAACTCGCATGAACAACCGAAAATTGATCTGACCACCCACACCGAATTGGTGCAGGTGCCGGTAGTTGTCAGAGATGGCTCCGGCGCTCCCATCAAAGGCTTGAAAAAAGAAGATTTTGCTGTGCTGGAAAACGGCAAAGAGCAGACAATTTCGACCTTTGAAGAAATCAACACCAGCGCTGCTCCGATCAAGCACCCTGCGCTAAGCTCCAGTCAATTCAGCAACGTCTATGTCGGCTCGCCAGAACCTCGGCGTGTGACCATTATGGTTCTGGATTCCATCAATACGCCCTATCTCGATCAGACCACCGCCCGCAGAGAGCTTATCAAGTATCTATCCAAGAACTTCAAAAGCAGCGACTTGGTTGCACTCATGGCCATGGATCGCAAAGGCGTGCACATGATTCACGACTTCAGCTCCAGTCCTGAGGTGCTGATTGCCGCGCTCAGAAAAGTCACCGGCTCGCTGCCGAACATGAACGCGAGCGACAGTTCGGCCCTGGCCAACGGCGCCGACACCAGCACTTTAAGTGGCGCAACCACGATTGATGCCACCAGTCTCGACAATGAAGCCGCGTCCCTGCAGTCATTCATGGACACATCCGACAATCTCGTTTCCCAATACCGGCAGGCTGACGCGGTCGAGGACACATTCAAAAGCTTCTTGAACATTGCGCAGGCGTTTTCCGGTGTCCCAGGCCGCAAGTCTATCGTGTGGCTGACCGGCGGACTTCCTTTTAACTTGTACGATCAATCGACAACGCCCACAGGCAGGGACCTGTCTGGATTGTATGAGCGCACTCTGCAAATGATGAACAACGCCAATATCGCCGTCTATCCGGTGGATGTGCGCGGACTCTTGAACTGGGGTTACGGAACCGCTTCTACCTCCTCGCCGCTCGGTCAGAGTCAGCAATCTTTCCGCACCGGCGGGCAGGTGAACATCATGACCACCTCCGCCATCGAAGCCGGCAACCACCAGAACCTCAATGATTTCGCCGAAATGACCGGTGGGCGCGCCTTCTACAACAGTAATGATCTGGCCAGTGGGATGCAGCAAGCCTCCAATGATGCTGCCGCTTACTACGTGCTGGGCTACTACCTTGGTCGCAAGGTTGACAAGGCTGGCTGGCGCAAGTTGAAGGTGAAGGTGAACCATCCCGGCGCGCACGTGCTGGCCCGCAGCGGTTTTTTTGTGACCCAGGCTACCGTGGATCCCTCCGTGGACAAGCGTTACGACATCGTTGCTGCCCTCAATTCACCTCTTGATTCCACCGCTTTACCCATCGGCATGCGCTGGATGGGCAGTGACCCTGTGCCGGGTGGGGATCAGTACAAAATAAAGTTTGTCATCGTTGCGCCATCCAAAACTATCTCCGTGGATGCGTCGAGCAAAAACCATTTTAGTGTTGAAATTGTTGCCCAGCCGAGAGGTTCCGACGGAACTCCGATACAAGGCGCGGGCATCGCCCCGGTCATTGCCGGTGATCTTTCGCCCGAAAATCTGAAGAAATTCCAGGAAACCGGCTTTCTATATTCCGGAGCGCTGGAGTTGCCCCAGGGAGAATATACCGTTCGCTTTGTCATGCGCGATGACATCAGCGGAAATGTTGGCAGCTTATCTGCTCCACTGAACGTGCCGATACTCGTGCCCATTCAGACCTTGCCCAAGCAACCAGCCACTCAACCGAAGCAACCAGAAGCTTCGCCTAAACAATAA